A stretch of the Massilia sp. W12 genome encodes the following:
- a CDS encoding F0F1 ATP synthase subunit B: MNLNATFIAQAVVFFILAWFTMKFVWPPLINALDERAKKISDGLAAAEQGKNARAAADKEIASLLNAARDEGAKRVADAEKRAAMSGDEIKANAKAEADRILAQAKADAEQQVARAREELRAQVAALAVKGAEQILRREVDQAAHADLLKQLATEL; the protein is encoded by the coding sequence ATGAATCTGAATGCAACATTTATTGCGCAAGCAGTAGTGTTCTTCATCCTGGCCTGGTTCACCATGAAGTTTGTGTGGCCGCCGTTGATTAACGCACTGGATGAGCGCGCAAAAAAAATCTCTGATGGCCTGGCCGCTGCAGAACAGGGCAAAAACGCCCGCGCTGCCGCAGACAAGGAAATCGCCTCGCTGTTAAACGCAGCCCGCGATGAAGGCGCCAAGCGTGTTGCAGACGCTGAAAAGCGTGCTGCCATGAGCGGCGATGAGATCAAAGCCAACGCCAAGGCGGAAGCGGATCGCATTCTGGCGCAAGCCAAAGCCGATGCTGAACAGCAAGTGGCGCGTGCGCGTGAAGAACTGCGTGCGCAAGTCGCAGCGTTGGCGGTCAAGGGTGCTGAACAGATTCTGCGTCGCGAAGTCGACCAGGCTGCTCATGCTGATCTGTTGAAACAACTCGCAACCGAGCTGTAA